The nucleotide sequence GCTTTGGATGTATCTTTTCGTGTTAAATGTGTGTTTAAATCCCATAACAGTTTGAAATCCCAGAACTTAGTTGTTTCTTTGAGACtcaaaacattttgatttttactgACCATGAAACCTATTAGTGTATGCTGCAGTGACCAATAGatacatattatatacatgGTAGTTGGTTTTATGGTCTTTTTGGATTTGTACTATAACTTCACTCAGGTTCATGTGACAAGTAACAACCCCATATCAATCTTAGACAAAACAAAATGCAACTTATTATTAAATTCGCTATTCGATCCTCTatttaataaaacagaagtacacgACTTCAAATTGGTAgatcatataatattaatattggttataactaagattaattatttgatagattatatggattaattatttgataggttatatagatttaggattaTGATCTTCTTAAAAAGATAttccaaagaataaaataaaatctcaaagaatatttaactaaccatatatagacaaaaaaaagctcattaattaatagaaattaatcTCTTTTTCGTAGATTACAAGTAaattttcataagtcatattAAGTATATGATTTCATGCCATAGTATTTCCatcaaaaaaaaccttttaaaacaaataaaataattatatatatgatgttttaaataaaaattaccaaaataaacaaaatgaagTAATTTTAACCCGTGTTCTAGCACAGGTCATATTCTAGTTAGAGTATAAAACAGCGACCAACAGAAAAGGAAATAGAATCAACGAAAATGTCACAAGAGCTAGAGAGAGATCTTCATATTTGGTTTGTTCATAAGCAAAAAACGCTAAGTCAATGGTGCTTAAATTTTCTTTCAACAGAAGAACATTGAACTAGCAACCTTGGTGTTCAGCTTCGGCATGGGTGGCACAGAGGCTGCTCCAGCTGTTGTTATCCCGTCATGGCTCGATGAGCTCAGACATGTCCTCAAACTTCATTGCAGAAGCCATCTGCGCAGCCGCCAAATGAGCATAACATACCGGCGCAACTGCAAAAGTAGTGATGCAAAATACATCGCTCAATACTGTTATTAAGGTTGTGTCATTTGGAAACCATGAATGTAGTGATGCATCATTTTCACACATCATAATAAAGCTGAGATATCAAATGCCAAACAATTACCAAGAGAGATGGCAGATGTACTTCGCTGGTAGCTACAAGGACCAAACCAAAGAATTCAGAAGATTATTGGCTAATTCGTGACAGAGAATTAATGCATCAGATTAAAAGGTCAAAACTGATCTAGATGCTTACACATAGGATAGAGAATGCACAAGTTCTTGGAGGTTATCTGTGTCGAATCCAATCTCGTCGTAGAGCACATGGTAATGTGTTGGTCTTGTGGTTCCCTAACACATCGAAGTCAATAGAAAAgtgtttataagttttttttattcgaGTCATAATGGATTCAGGCATATGTAAGTAATGCTTTTTCACTTACCATCCTTCCAGCATGAGCACAGAGATAGAAATCATTGTTGTGTGGGTGACATATGTTGCTATCAATTATTGTTCCTACGGGTAATTAGAGAACaagtttcattttatttcaacaacaccaacaaacattcaaacaaaataaataaaaagttattaCCTGGAGGAACATTATCAGGACTTCTGGTATGGAAGAACCTTGTGTGGTGGTTTTTCTGAGCAATGATCACTGTAAACTTGGGTTCCCACTTCTCATCCAGGAACTTGCATGCCTATTTATGTGACAAAAATAACTCCAAAAACGTTCAACATAGGCTAAGTTAATATAAAGAGCTTGAAAGGTTCCAAAACCAGAATTCTTACTTGCATCATCTGATCCAGTTCAATATTCAGAACTTGATTAAACTGAGACTCACTCACACCATCCCTACATGTATCAGTGTAATAGAGTTGAGTTAGAAAAGTTGTATTAATTAAACTACTTTCACAATTCCGTTTAATCTGTAGAttatacatgcatatataccTGAAAATGATAATGTGATTGGGTTTCGTTCTAGAACTTGAGTGAAAGTCAAGCAAGAGCTCCCTGTAAACAAAACAATGAGTCTTAAAACTGATCACATATGGTTACATATAAGCAGAACTAATCAATAGGAGTACAAAATATAGTCCTGTTACCTCATGATACCTTCATCATCTTTGTCAGATACGGGTTTAAAGAGGTTGTCAATCATTTCAACTTTAGGCGACTGTGTACGCACACAAGCCCTGTATTTTGAGATAAATGGCCATTCTCTAGAGCTCACAACCTATACGTTCCAAAGATATCAGTAGCATACAATAAAGGTACCAACACATAAAAAACTAAACAGTGAAAATGCAAAAGACAAAAACCAATGTTACCGCAGCAATTGATGGTACATGAGACTGTCCAGGAGAGCCATGAGATACATCCATCCCAATAATGATGGTAGGAACTCTCATTACCAAAGGCATTGCTCGTGACCGCTCCATATCCAACACTGAATTCAATCCACCAAGCTATACAGAAAAGGGCAGAGATTAATCTAAGATAATTATATGGATCAGTAAAACTACAAAGATTGATCCAAAGAGATCACCTTGGCATTTATCTTGAGAAGAACATTCGTGAGATACTGATCATTTACTTTTTGGGGAGGGACGATACACTGATTCACGAGCCCACATTGCACaagatttttccttttccaaGGACCTAAGGGACAAAGTTATTCATATAtatgaggaaagaaaaaagtagatactatatatgtcatatatatatgtctcattAGTGTTACCATAAACATTAGAGTTTTTCCTTTCGAGTATGCATAGAAGGAACTTTGGAGGAACTTGGCCGAGTGTGGATTGTAAAATTTCAAACATCTTATCAACTCTTACAGAACTAGGTGCACCCTTAAAATCAGGATCTTCTTCAAATACGACTTCGTATGGAGGCTCTACGTTCTGATACagggaaacaaaacaagaaaaaggtttTGTGATTAGTATTCTTTATAGTAAACAATGATCCTGAAAAAATCAAAGCTCTTACAATTCCTTTCATCTTTCCACATCTAATTAAATCACGAATAATAAACTTGTCCGGATCACGGCAAGCAGAGAAGTTCACAACAGCCCATCGAGTAACTGTTGCTGGCTCAGCAAATGTCTGTAGATAAAAATCAGTGCATGTCACAACTTTTCAAACAACTattgatgaaacaaaaaaaaacttgtttgagAAGACAGAGTACCTTGTTATTGAAGTTCCAACTCCCTTTATAAACAACTATGTCTGTTCCATTGCCAGCTTTAAGCTGCTTAGGAATTAAGAGGTCATAGTTAATAATAACATCTAAATCTTACATGACCAAAAGTGAGATAGAAGATCACCTTTGGTGTTGGTAACACTCGACCTTCCACTTGAGTGAAGTCAGACCCAATTCTAACACCACATTCTTGCAACATTGGGTCAGCATTATAATTACAGTTCCTGAGAGCCTGCAACATGgaacttgatatatatatatataaaatgataacaaaaaagaGTATATAAATGGAAAACCAAAGACCTTACTCTCGTTAGTACGTCCTTTCTTTGTTGTGGCGTTTGCCTTGATTCTTTCACTAGGTTACTCCTCTGAATACTGGTAAGAGCTTTAGTGTAGCGTTGTAGAGATACAAGCTCACAGAGCTGACAAAtgtgaaaacaacaaaaacaaaaaaccaaacaagtattttatcatatataagCCATTAAACATGAAAATGTGAGAAAACTAGAAACAAACATTACCTCAATGGGAAAGTATGTAGGACGCTTCGGCTTCCCGACATTGATACAAGGTAAGCCACCTGAATAACACAGTTCGATTTCACGGATATTAGTGAAGTAATCAAGCACTGTAATTTCGACCTCCTCTCTTTCTCCGTTTGCGTTCTTTCTCTTCCAAGTAAAGCTAAAATCATACAAAAAGAATAGATGACTGATAAGCAAATTAACCAAAGCAATGTATAAAGACTTATGTTGTTTAAAGAAAGTCAGTTCACAACATACGTTTGATCTTTGCAGGGTAGTTCACTTAGTCCGGTTATCTTGTATTCTTGATTTGAGGGGATGACTTTAACTCTAAGATTCTTGAGAGTATTTTTAGCCTATATATATCAgataaaaaatcagaaaatgaaaATACGTCACCTCAGTGTGATATATGCTAAAACACCACTAATTTGGAATTAAAATTCTTCTAGTTACCTTTTTCCAGTTGATAAAGGACTGATCTTTGACACCTTGATTTCCAATAAGAAAATCAACAACAGCACCAGGCTTTACGATCATCGTAGTCGAAACATCTCATGAAAGAAAGATGGAAATGTTACAAAGAAGAATTCTAATTAATATCACACATTAATTAagaatatcatattttttaagaaaagaaaattaccaaGGTTGAGGGACAAGCCTCCCTGAGTAGTTCTGAAGCTTGAATGGAATCCTTTGCANNNNNNNNNNNNNNNNNNNNNNNNNNNNNNNNNNNNNNNNNNNNNNNNNNNNNNNNNNNNNNNNNNNNNNNNNNNNNNNNNNNNNNNNNNNNNNNNNNNNNNNNNNNNNNNNNNNNNNNNNNNNNNNNNNNNNNNNNNNNNNNNNNNNNNNNNNNNNNNNNNNNNNNNNNNNNNNNNNNNNNNNNNNNNNNNNNNNNNNNNNNNNNNNNNNNNNNNNNNNNNNNNNNNNNNNNNNNNNNNNNNNNNNNNNNNNNNNNNNNNNNNNNNNNNNNNNNNNNNNNNNNNNNNNNNNNNNNNNNNNNNNNNNNNNNNNNNNNNNNNNNNNNNNNNNNNNNNNNNNNNNNNNNNNNNNNNNNNNNNNNNNNNNNNNNNNNNNNNNNNNNNNNNNNNNNNNNNNNNNNNNNNNNNNNNNNNNNNNNNNNNNNNNNNNNNNNNNNNNNNNNNNNNNNNNNNNNNNNNNNNNNNNNNNNNNNNNNNNNNNNNNNNNNNNNNNNNNNNNNNNNNNNNNNNNNNNNNNNNNNNNNNNNNNNNNNNNNNNNNNNNNNNNNNNNNNNNNNNNNNNNNNNNNNNNNNNNNNNNNNNNNNNNNNNNNNNNNNNNNNNNNNNNNNNNNNNNNNNNNNNNNNNNNNNNNNNNNNNNNNNNNNNNNNNNNNNNNNNNNNNNNNNNNNNNNNNNNNNNNNNNNNNNNNNNNNNNNNNNNNNNNNNNNNNNNNNNNNNNNNNNNNNNNNNNNNNNNNNNNNNNNNNNNNNNNNNNNNNNNNNNNNNNNNNNNNNNNNNNNNNNNNNNNNNNNNNNNNNNNNNNNNNNNNNNNNNNNNNNNNNNNNNNNNNNNNNNNNNNNNNNNNNNNNNNNNNNNNNNNNNNNNNNNNNNNNNNNNNNNNNNNNNNNNNNNNNNNNNNNNNNNNNNNNNNNNNNNNNNNNNNNNNNNNNNNNNNNNNNNNNNNNNNNNNNNNNNNNNNNNNNNNNNNNNNNNNNNNNNNNNNNNNNNNNNNNNNNNNNNNNNNNNNNNNNNNNNNNNNNNNNNNNNNNNNNNNNNNNNNNNNNNNNNNNNNNNNNNNNNNNNNNNNNNNNNNNNNNNNNNNNNNNNNNNNNNNNNNNNNNNNNNNNNNNNNNNNNNNaaaaaaaaaaaaaaaaaaaaaacaaaatctgatcaTGGAAAACTTAGAAGATGCTGTGTTCTAGCTATTGTTATTACACATTTATCATGCCAAGAGATACTAAATCAATGTAGTTTCTACGCCTATTGTTATATTAAGAGATGCGTGAGTAGAAGACTAGGTTTTAAAATCCAGTGAACAGTCTTTTTTTGCTCAACTTGAAATCAAAGAATATCAAGtccatatatataacttgacAACGATATATCAACAAAGAAAGCTCAATgttcaaaaaaagaataataagaaaaaagagagtcaaCGAAGCATtgaaatattaagaaaaaaaaaaaaaaccaatttctACATTCATATATTCTGATACAACCGAAGATAGACAGAATTTACATGCACTATTAGTCAAGATGAAGAAAGATTATCAAAGTTAGAGGCTAAGAGAAATGTAACATACAAcagattcaagaaaaaaaaaaaaacaaaagacatccTAGGattaagaatttcaaaggtcattaaaaaaacacacgatgaaaaaagaagaagaaacgaaaccACACAACACGATACATACATTAATTACGAAGATATATATGACACACCAAATAGGTCCTTGTTATGCGTCTTTGAGTCCTTGGTTCGATTCTCGCTTGGAATGGAGACAGATGTTGTAATGTAGTAGgggttatatatatgatttgactTGGTAAAGAAGTTATGTAAGATGGAGGAGACGAAGAGGTGTCAAAACAAAACGATTTTAGCCTTTTTAATGCATTTGTTAAGTAGATATTTGGCTATTTCTTGTTGTAAATTAACTGCAGTACAAAATTTAATTGGTAGATTTTTGCCGTTCAAACTAATCACTTAATTATGTACTACTACTTAGTGTAGTAGCTAGCATCAATCATTAGTATAGTACTAAACTATAAATATGCACAGTATTTATGTAGAAACGTTTTAAGAGTTCATGATCATCCTACTATATACGTTGAAAACTCGTGTACGTTGTTTTGACACTTGACATTCTCTTGAAGAAAtacattttgtaaatttataagGATAATAAATAGTATCTAAACCTTCTACATTTTCGATAGGATTCCCCATATGTTTActagtatattattataacaTTGAACTAGGATTGTAACAGAGTGAAACATAAAGCTAAATTCTTGAATTTCAAAGAAACACCAATAGAGAAACTAGATGTACTATTGTTAACCGGAAGTTAATGGTGTCTTTATCTTCAGTTTCAGAGAGTATAACGGTCAAATTAAATTTGTGAGAAGctcaaaaataaaacagtagAAGAAAAGGCCAAACAGCTTGATAATTCAGAGAGTTACAGAAACAGAATACAAAACCTTATAACGCTCTAAGAAAGGAACACGGGTCATGACAGCATTAGACCATTCAATGTTGCCCCAAACATCTCCTCCTTGGCGTCTCTCCAAAGAGATCTCTGCACACCAAATCTCAAGACGATCCCTCTCAATGACGTCCCAGAAGAGCATAATGTTCCCACCAGAGTTGCTCAGTCTAGCCCCTGGAAGTAAATCTTCCAACTCGAGGCTTATAACAAACGGGTTCTTCGTTTGGGGGGTTATACCATGCTTGATCTTATCTTGCTCCCACTGTTGACGTAAATGCTCACCAAAGTGGACCACTCTGGAACGAAACAGAGTCCTTTTGAGAGAGCCCAAACCCTTGACCTCCTTTGTATCCATCATCCCTTCTGGCTCACGCAAATCAAACTCATCTGGCTCAAACCAATATATACTCCCGTTCACATTAAGACAGTAGACCAAATTATCAATCATACACCAGTCCCTTCGGTTTCCCTTCACTTGACCACGATTCCCACAGCCCCATAGACCTTGCCTCGGGGAGTAGTAATAGGTTCTAACCGTTCCATCCACTACGTAAACCTTTTGATCCCTCACCACACTGTCGTGTATATTTTTATTGCCTTCTTTCCTTGTCGGCATCGACGGCATGGGCGGCAAAGTATCCCAAGTCTGAGTCTTTGGGTCGAACACCTCTCCCCACTTGTTAGGGTCAAATCTACGGCAGCCTCCTAACACGTAAATCTTCCCATCTACGACTTGAGCAGCTGCGTAAGCTCGAGCCACTCCCAGTCCCATGCAAGGTACGGGGCGCCACCTGTGAGTCAGACAATCCAAGAGCCAGACATCTGAAGTGCGCTTCTTCCCGTTTCTCATTCCACCGATCACATAGATGCTCCAATCCAGCACCACCACTGATGATGCTTCCGGAGGCTGAGAGGGGAGCGAAGGGATCGGAATCAGATCAGAGGCGTCTAGGGTTTTTCTACGTCGGAGTATATACCAACGTGGATTTGGGTCAGGAGGAGGGGTGAGTAAGCATACGTAGATGTATGTTTCGGTGCGATCCATCAACGATCGGATCTTGTAGAGATCAGACGACGCCACTAGAGAGTGATAACTCTTGGAGGCGACAGATAAGGCGGCGAGGTCCATTCTCGAGACACGAGCTAGGCAGTTCAGCGTCACATCTTGTGTCAAACACGCTTCCGGAGACGCCTCTTCCTTCCTCTGTTCCTGCGTTGGCTCTTCGGATTTGGACATGGGCTCAAagctttgttatgttttgtttttcttccggAGTATTCCaattttgttcatcttttttgttttcttttttcttgtttaatccATTGTAAGACTTTGAAAATTCAGTTAGAAGTTAGCGAACCTTTGTAGAATATCTTGCACTTTGAAAAATCTTTCATCTAAATCTACTTTTTGCTATTGGTATACACTTTTGCATTACATTTTTAGTATATTTCATAATTGTGGACATTATTATCCCTGGTAATGTAATGTAACTAAAgggtttttacatttttttaaaaatcctctatatattaatagagaaacacatTTGCAAAACAAGCTGATGTGTCAACGTTACATAGCTTATGACATTTTTTATCAATCAACCCACAAAacatcaattattattattatttttttttcaaccaaacaataaattaactaaaaagtGACTCCCAAGTTGGTTGCCCAAATTGGAGAAGAGGAGTTTACAAAAGAGAGTTCTGAAGTTAAAGATCTAGAAGAGCAGGCCAGGCAGTCTGCTCGTACGTTTGACGTTCTTGGAATTTGAGTCAAAGTGAAGGATGAGAAGGATGATC is from Camelina sativa cultivar DH55 chromosome 20, Cs, whole genome shotgun sequence and encodes:
- the LOC104772418 gene encoding putative F-box/kelch-repeat protein At5g03000, giving the protein MSKSEEPTQEQRKEEASPEACLTQDVTLNCLARVSRMDLAALSVASKSYHSLVASSDLYKIRSLMDRTETYIYVCLLTPPPDPNPRWYILRRRKTLDASDLIPIPSLPSQPPEASSVVVLDWSIYVIGGMRNGKKRTSDVWLLDCLTHRWRPVPCMGLGVARAYAAAQVVDGKIYVLGGCRRFDPNKWGEVFDPKTQTWDTLPPMPSMPTRKEGNKNIHDSVVRDQKVYVVDGTVRTYYYSPRQGLWGCGNRGQVKGNRRDWCMIDNLVYCLNVNGSIYWFEPDEFDLREPEGMMDTKEVKGLGSLKRTLFRSRVVHFGEHLRQQWEQDKIKHGITPQTKNPFVISLELEDLLPGARLSNSGGNIMLFWDVIERDRLEIWCAEISLERRQGGDVWGNIEWSNAVMTRVPFLERYKVLYSVSVTL